The Bombus vancouverensis nearcticus unplaced genomic scaffold, iyBomVanc1_principal scaffold0046, whole genome shotgun sequence genome includes a region encoding these proteins:
- the LOC143304672 gene encoding omega-amidase NIT2-A-like translates to MPEIEGDKLYNTCTIWGPDGTLIARHRKVHLFDIDIPNKITFRESDSLSPGNSLTTFDVKGCKIGIGICYDIRFEEMARIYRNKGCQMLIYPAAFNMTTGPLHWSLLQRSRANDNQLYVACISPARVP, encoded by the exons atgcctgaaatagagggcgataaattgtacaatacctgtactatttggggtcccgatggaactttgatagcaagacaccgaaag gtacatctattcgacatcgacattcctaataagattacttttcgagagagtgattcactcagtcctggtaactccctaacgacgttcgatgtgaagggctgcaaaataggtattggcatttgctatgatattagattcgaggaaatggcacgcatttatcggaacaaag gttgccaaatgctgatatatccagcggcattcaatatgaccactggaccattgcactggtctttacttcagcgttccagagcgaatgataatcaattatacgttgcctgcatatcaccggctcgtgttccttaa
- the LOC143304670 gene encoding uncharacterized protein LOC143304670, with the protein MTLLLKYIFYLTIYPRVFSVYTPNNLNSTCVVKFVGYGNTEKVELSSLLESEGLQSQIAQQKKALEEKFNEENDETCETNFSTNVNSKKYNVEKMDCDSEEANAYKHHFIPGPSFNSMTDIMPPAPPLPPQLMAKLPDNDTDALSSMLMSWYISGYMVYYTGYYHGLKQARNNQENRKNC; encoded by the exons atgacacttctacttaaatatattttctaccttacaatttatccacgtgttttctctgtttacacaccgaataacctcaacagcacgtgtgttgtaaaatttgtag gctatggtaatacagagaaagtcgagttgagttctcttttagaatcagaaggtttgcaaagtcaaatagcacaacaaaagaaagctttggaagagaaattcaatgaagagaacgatgagacttgtgagactaatttttctacaaatgtaaattcgaaaaaatataatgtagaaaaaatggattgtgactctgaagaagcaaatgcgtataaacatcacttcataccgggaccatctttcaattcgatgactgatataatgccacctgcacctcctttaccaccacaattaatggccaa attaccagataatgatacagacgcactttcaagtatgttgatgtcatggtatattagtggttacatggtatattacacag gttattatcatggtttgaaacaagcaagaaacaatcaagagaacagaaagaactgttga